TGTTGGCCTTGGTGGTGATTTCGCCGGCGATAATCACCATGCCGGTGGCCAGCATGGTTTCGCAAGCCACGCGGCTCTTGGGATCCTGCTCCAGCATCGCGTCGAGGATGGAGTCGGAGATCTGATCGGCCATCTTATCGGGATGGCCCATGGATACGGATTCGGACGTAAAGAGCTGTCTGGACATTACGGACTCCTGCTGATGGTTCCAAGCGACCCGGGTCGCCCGCGGCCAAATTATGGCCCTCTTTGGTAAAGGATACAATATTTCCAATCGAGATGCATCGGTTTATCGCGATGGATTGATATTTCCTATCTGATGCCGGCTTTTGAATGAAAAGTCGGGAAATTTGACAGAAAACAGACCATCAGAGGTTTAAATCCCTCCCCTCATCCAATTTCAGGGAGGATGCCTTTGGCATGGTATTCGATGTGCAGACCGGATATGAAAAAACCTTTCCAATTCTTCCTCTTAGGCATCATATCCATCGTCAGCGTATCCAAGTCACTAGCGGTCCCGGTACTTAACTCCTCGAACCTGTACACGATCAGCTCGGACGCGGCAGTTGGATCAACCGTCCAATCCACCAGCCTGACGAGCGGCGCAGCGGCAATATCCTCCGATCTCGGCACGGTTTCCGAATCGACCCAGGGGACGGTTTCGTCTTCGGCGAACAGCTTGACGATGAACTACGCCTTTTCCGAGCATCTCGACGCCCCTCATCCTACCCTGGTTTCATATTACGACTACTGGTACGGGTACGTCAGCTTTCTATCCGGCGATATGTACTCCCAATCGCTGGTCAACGGGACCTTCACTTTGGATGCCGCAGATGTCGGATACACCTATTCCATGACAGCCGATTTCGACCAGACCGGTACTTCCCAGATGGTGCTCTTCGCCAGTCTCTACGACATTACCGAGTACGGAGCTCTGTACGATGATTTCCAGTTCACCAATGGCTCGACGGACGGTAGCATGGGACTGGGAACGGGGGCCCAATCATTCAATTATCCTACCGTCGGCGCTACTTCGGGGGACCTGATCGCAGGGCATACCTACGGTTATTCCATGTCCAGCTATATCCGGCATTGGCAGGCCGCCGATGGCGAAACCGCAACGGATGCGCAAGGGACTTTCGCGATGAATATCCAGGGACCGGCTCCCGAAGCCGTTCCCGAGCCGTCGAGCTTGGCCTTGTTAGGCCTCGGAGCTTGTGGTATCATTTTCGCCGCCCGCAAGCGGACCTCTTCCCGCGCCTAATCGCACTTCGACGCCGGACCTCGACTAATGGCCGGCCCCGGATCTTTCCCGTCAGGCCCTTGGGTTTTAATTGGCTACGCCCAGCTTAACGCCCCAATACCATTTGGACGGAGCGGCCACCGGGGACTTCTTTGAGAACCTAATCCATGCCCGATTTGGTTTAGGTCCCTTCGATTCGGCTCCCTGCTTTGTCGCTTTAAGCCCGATTATAAAGGTCTTGATATCTTGTGCGAAAATAAATGAGCGCTTCGAGTAATTTTGCGGAAATGTGCCCAAGAATATGGAGAAATACTGCCGACGATTGAAATTTCCGACTTAAGTTACTTCCTATACAAATTTTGAAGACGGCATCGATTTAAGGGGTATACCGTGAAATCCAACCTGGGCCGAAGCCTCCTTACAGCGACAATGTTCTTTTCTCTCGTCGGAACCGGATTCGCGCAAACCCAGGACGGCGGGATCTATGTATCGGGCCTCCCCAACAACGCCCTTACGGCTGACGAAGCCAAGGATGGATATGAATTGCTTTGGAACGGCAAGGACTACACAGGCTGGGTGCTGAACAACAGCAAGTCCAATCCCGGCGCTCCCGATGCCGCCGGCAACTGGACCATCGTGAACACCAAGGGCGTGGAAAGCGGGGACACGCACAAGAGCGCCTCTCCCGACTCGAACATGCTGGAAGTGGTGAGCGCCGGTTCCAGCCTTTTTACCAAGGACGCATCCTTCCTCAATTTCGATTGGAAAGTCGAGTGGCAAGCCACCGTAGGCGCGGCGGGTAACGCGGGCCTTCTCTACTATTACCAAATCGCAGTCAGCACCGAGAATAATCCCACCGCTGCCGAATACCAATTGCAGAACTCGCAATGGGTCGACGAGTGGAAGTCGCTGTTGACGACGGCGGGTTGCAACTATGAGATGACTCCGCTACTCCCCTCGCGGAAGAATTCGGACAATTCCCCGAACTGGCTGCGGGCCGAAGGCCATTGGAACCAATCGCGCATCATCTCCTATCAAGGCCATTGCGCCCATTACGGAAACGGCCTGCGACTGCTGGAGTACCAGAAGGGCACGCCGGCCTATCAGACGGCATTCGCAGCCAGTAAGTACCAGACCTATGCCACCTACCCGACGATCCATGCCGGGAGCTTTTTCATCCAGGACCACGGACAGCCGCAAATGAAGTTCCGCAACCTCCGCGTCAAGCGGCTCACGGATAATCCGTGGGGCCCCGCTTCCCCCTATCTCAACAAAGCTTCCGGTAAGGACTCCACCCTCATCGACACCCTGGCTTTCGACCAGGACCTGTTCCCTAAGGGGGTTTCCAACCTGCCGAAGTACTTGATCGTGCCCAGGACGGCCGTCAAGATCAGGACCAGCAGCGAAGGCTTGTCCATCGAGTTTTCCGAAGCGGGGAATTACACCGTGACGATTGAAGATGTGCGCGGCATGCGTTACTCGATTCACAAGGTAAAGCAGGCCAACCAGATTTTCCTATCGGGAAAATTCAACGGCAGCCCCCGGGTACTCACGATCTGGAAGGGCGACAAGAAGCTTACAGAAAGCATCATCGGCGTAAAATAAGCCGCATACGACCGCTTCGCGGGCAAGCCATTCGATTCCGCTAACGCGGGGCCCGCCGATACGGCCGCGCTCCGCGCCCTACAATCGCATCCGACCAAATCCACTACAGGAGAGTTCCGCATGATGAAGTCCTTGGTCGCCTCCACCGTGGCGCTGGCAAGCCTGCTCGGCGGTCCGGCTTACGCGGACGAAGGCGATAGCATCCAATTCCTGAGGCCGGTTCTCAACGTCACCCAGGAAGTGGACCGCGTGGTGAAGGGGGGCGAATTCCAGAACCAGAAGGGCGGCCTCGACAACGCATGGGTGATGCCGACCATTGGTTCTCTGGACCTGCAGATCAAGACCGGCCGCGGCCTGGGGTTGGAGATGATGCTGGCGGGCATCTATTACAGCGCCCCTTACCATAATGACCTCCCTCAGAATTACGTGCGCAGCTTGGCGCTGATCGCTCCCCGTCTCGATGGCAGTTACGTCTACGGCGATCCCGCGCATCCGACCCTACGCATCGACGCCGGAATCTTCAACTACAAATACGACGAGTACGCGCGGAACCTCGGCGAGTACATGTTCCGCACCTGGGCATACCCCGGGATAATCCAGAACGGAGGCACCTTCAACTACAATGGCGCGAATTCCGCCACCGTCACGGGTCTCAAGTTCAACCAATCGCTGGGCATTTTCTCCCATGACTTCATCGTCTCGCTCGAGACGGAGATGACCCCCGTATATGACCTCAATCTGACCTATATGGCCAAGGTCAGCGTGTCCAACATCCTGAAGATCGGCGGCGGCGTGCAATTGGCGCGCCTCCTGAATGCGCATGCCTACGCTAAGCAGCCGAATATCGACGACGTCATGCGGGTCCGGTATTTCGAATATAACGGGAAGAACCTGGTGACCGGGGCCCTGGGCGCCGGTTACTATAACGCCCTCAAGGGCGGTATCGATACCCTGCTCGCGAAACCCAATCTATCCGCCGCCGATCGGGCCAGGTTGACGGCGGAAAGGGCGGATGTCGATACCGCTATCGCGGCGAACGATTCCATATTGGCCGGGAAACTGAAACCGGAAATCAAATCCTATACCGCCTTTGCCATAAAGCCTCTGGTGTACTTCTCCTTCGATCCCAAACCTCTCTTGGGGAGCCCCGGCATTTTCGGCGCGAAGGATCTGGTCATCTATGGCGAAGCCGCCATTCTCGGCGCGCAGAACCATCCCGTATATTACGAGAAAATGTCAGAGCGTATCCCTATGTCCCTACCTATGACGCCGCGCAGAACCTGAATGGCCGGCCCACTCCCTTCATGTTCTTGTCGGAGAATTATTATCCGACCAACTGGGACAGGGATAACCTGAAGTGGTCCGTCTCCCTGGAGAAAAGCATCCTCAAGAACTTCATGGTCAGCGCCCAGGCCGCAAGCGATCATTCCCGCGGTTGGGATTGGGCCAATTTCGGAAAGACGCCTTGGGAAATCTATACCCGACCCAGCGAGTGGTATTGGAGCCTGAAGCTCGGGGTTAAGATCTAATCCTCCTCAGGGCCAAGATTTAATCCCCGCTTCGAAGCCGTCGGGGGCGGGCGGGACGCCGTTTTTGTCCGGGGAAATACCGCCCTAAGTCAGAAACGAGTTGCGATTGGCCCCTTACGCGGAACCTGGCCCCCCGGCCGACCGTTGCATCGGAATGGGGATTTGCTATCATTTGGCCGCTGCCCCGGATCGGGCGCGGCTTTCGGAGTGACTCATGAACTTGATCGGCGGAATCGTCCTCTTCGTCATCTGGGCCGTTGGCGCGCTCGCTTCCATCAGCTGGGCCCTTTCCATGGGCGCCACTTTGGTGCTAGGCCTGGTCCTGTGGAACTCCTTCTTCGGCTTCTGTACGGCAGGTTTTCTCATGCTGTTCTGGAGCCGCGAACACTGGTTGGGCTGATCCCTCAGGTTTCCGCCACCTCTTCCGAACCTTACCGATCCCGCCTCTCGCGGGCACGGATTTGTTCCCTCACCGCCGCAAGATTCCCCCTATCCCGTTCCCTCGACGGATTTAACTTAAGTCGGTCGGCCGGTACATTGCTGCCGGGCGAATCGGTTCACTCCGGGTCCTAGGGGGCGAAATGGGAAATCCTTCCCGTCACGTCGGAATATTATTCCTGGCTTTCGCCTTCGCATGGGGCGCGGGACAAAGCTCCGCGGCCACGGTGTTCGGCACCGTAGCCGAACCCCCGCAGTACATTCCCATCCAGGGTGCGATAGTGCGCCTGGTGCACGGCCCGACCAAGCAGGTCGATTCGCTCCAAACCGATAGCGCCGGCGCGTATCATTTCTACGATGTTACGGGTTGCGAGCAGGCATGCGCAATCGAAGTCGGCAAACCGGGATTCTGGTTCTTCGCTTCCGATTATTTCGGGATCGCCGCGGACGGAGGCAAGCAGGTGGACGTCGCGCTGGAACGTATCCATTCCTTGACCGTCCGGGTTTTCAAGGCGGAGGATACGGCGCAGGCCATCTTGAACTCCCAGGCGGTGCTGTTCTCGGCGGGCAACGAGCCGCCTCGTTCCGTAATGATCGACTCCACGGGAAGCATCCGCTTCACCGAGCTCCAGTCCTTCACGGGGTATCTCCTATCGGTCTCGGCGCCGGGCCGGAAGACGACTTCGAACATGCTCCATTTCCATGATCCCGTCTCCAACATCTTCTTCCGCGTCCTGCTCGACAGCGATGTCGCGGCGACCAATAAGGAATTGAAGGGGGCCTTAAGCATGCGGGGCGCGGGTCCGGCCGTGGGCGAGAGGGTCCTTCTGAGTTGCCGGAACGATCAGGCGGCGGCCGATCTGTTCGCGCAAACCGGTTCGCAGGGGGAGTACTCCATACCAGGCGTGCCGGCGGCTTGCGATTCCGTGAGGCTCTATGCCGGGGAGGACTCGACGATCGTCGCGATGCCGGATAAGGAGAACCAATTCGATTGGTCGGCCGTTTTCCCGGGGACGC
This region of Fibrobacterota bacterium genomic DNA includes:
- a CDS encoding PEP-CTERM sorting domain-containing protein, which produces MKKPFQFFLLGIISIVSVSKSLAVPVLNSSNLYTISSDAAVGSTVQSTSLTSGAAAISSDLGTVSESTQGTVSSSANSLTMNYAFSEHLDAPHPTLVSYYDYWYGYVSFLSGDMYSQSLVNGTFTLDAADVGYTYSMTADFDQTGTSQMVLFASLYDITEYGALYDDFQFTNGSTDGSMGLGTGAQSFNYPTVGATSGDLIAGHTYGYSMSSYIRHWQAADGETATDAQGTFAMNIQGPAPEAVPEPSSLALLGLGACGIIFAARKRTSSRA
- a CDS encoding carboxypeptidase regulatory-like domain-containing protein — encoded protein: MGNPSRHVGILFLAFAFAWGAGQSSAATVFGTVAEPPQYIPIQGAIVRLVHGPTKQVDSLQTDSAGAYHFYDVTGCEQACAIEVGKPGFWFFASDYFGIAADGGKQVDVALERIHSLTVRVFKAEDTAQAILNSQAVLFSAGNEPPRSVMIDSTGSIRFTELQSFTGYLLSVSAPGRKTTSNMLHFHDPVSNIFFRVLLDSDVAATNKELKGALSMRGAGPAVGERVLLSCRNDQAAADLFAQTGSQGEYSIPGVPAACDSVRLYAGEDSTIVAMPDKENQFDWSAVFPGTLAVRPGGYRKAQAGSRPAPWRGYDLVGRKLAAFIFGPGPMRP
- a CDS encoding DUF1080 domain-containing protein encodes the protein MFFSLVGTGFAQTQDGGIYVSGLPNNALTADEAKDGYELLWNGKDYTGWVLNNSKSNPGAPDAAGNWTIVNTKGVESGDTHKSASPDSNMLEVVSAGSSLFTKDASFLNFDWKVEWQATVGAAGNAGLLYYYQIAVSTENNPTAAEYQLQNSQWVDEWKSLLTTAGCNYEMTPLLPSRKNSDNSPNWLRAEGHWNQSRIISYQGHCAHYGNGLRLLEYQKGTPAYQTAFAASKYQTYATYPTIHAGSFFIQDHGQPQMKFRNLRVKRLTDNPWGPASPYLNKASGKDSTLIDTLAFDQDLFPKGVSNLPKYLIVPRTAVKIRTSSEGLSIEFSEAGNYTVTIEDVRGMRYSIHKVKQANQIFLSGKFNGSPRVLTIWKGDKKLTESIIGVK